A single genomic interval of halophilic archaeon DL31 harbors:
- a CDS encoding hypothetical protein (KEGG: hwa:HQ2845A hypothetical protein) gives MSEPDPLRVEYTTVSELIELLTYVVETVSLGFDRWEEEYVSGPGLYFVLVRGVHSGSYANPLGKNRWPVETCRLVTKDLDGFVEGARRVGLSCDGAVVVSMDGTIQEQMVRVKSLSPCEEEATAATITYSSWMGTKHLSAVEASVREEVVATITLSEENGRMTIFENGEYEDYQRDELGGVWRSTD, from the coding sequence ATGAGTGAACCGGACCCACTCCGTGTGGAGTACACGACCGTTTCGGAACTCATCGAGTTACTCACGTATGTCGTCGAGACGGTCAGTCTCGGGTTCGACCGATGGGAAGAGGAGTACGTGAGCGGGCCGGGGCTGTATTTCGTCCTCGTGAGGGGTGTTCATTCAGGCAGCTACGCGAATCCGTTGGGCAAGAACAGGTGGCCGGTCGAAACGTGTCGACTCGTCACGAAAGACCTCGATGGATTCGTCGAGGGGGCGCGAAGAGTCGGTCTCAGCTGTGACGGTGCGGTCGTCGTCAGTATGGATGGAACGATTCAAGAGCAGATGGTTCGGGTCAAGAGTCTGAGTCCCTGCGAGGAGGAGGCGACGGCGGCGACGATCACGTACTCCAGCTGGATGGGAACCAAGCACTTGAGCGCGGTCGAGGCGTCCGTCCGTGAGGAGGTGGTCGCGACCATTACGCTTTCCGAGGAGAATGGTCGCATGACCATCTTCGAGAACGGTGAGTACGAGGATTATCAGCGTGACGAGTTGGGCGGAGTGTGGCGTTCAACGGACTGA
- a CDS encoding hypothetical protein (KEGG: hbo:Hbor_25730 hypothetical protein): protein MTNEITRSPSRFGTAIALTFALVSVFATAVSSTIGAAGALAGLLALGIGLAIASQRAIGVGGTLLLVGVLAAGYTGSAPEPLLVGALTGVLAFDAASNALAIGEQLGRESSTVRAEIVHSAASLGVGSTAIVVGYAVFAVSAGGQPLAALLLLAGGAVALVTGLR, encoded by the coding sequence ATGACGAACGAAATCACGCGCAGCCCCTCCCGCTTCGGGACAGCGATCGCGCTCACGTTCGCGCTGGTCTCGGTGTTCGCGACCGCCGTCTCCTCGACTATCGGCGCCGCTGGGGCGCTCGCGGGGCTGCTCGCACTCGGCATCGGGCTGGCGATTGCCTCCCAGCGGGCAATCGGTGTCGGCGGGACGCTGTTGCTGGTCGGCGTGCTCGCTGCGGGGTACACCGGTAGTGCACCCGAGCCGCTGCTGGTGGGGGCGCTGACGGGCGTGCTGGCGTTTGACGCCGCGAGTAACGCGCTCGCCATCGGCGAACAGTTGGGGCGGGAGAGTTCAACGGTGCGTGCAGAAATCGTCCACAGCGCGGCCTCACTGGGCGTCGGGTCGACGGCAATTGTCGTCGGCTACGCCGTGTTCGCGGTGTCAGCGGGTGGCCAGCCGCTGGCAGCGCTGCTGCTGCTTGCGGGCGGCGCGGTGGCACTCGTGACTGGGCTGCGCTGA
- a CDS encoding conserved repeat domain protein (KEGG: hbo:Hbor_25740 hypothetical protein~TIGRFAM: Protein of unknown function DUF11~PFAM: Protein of unknown function DUF58; Protein of unknown function DUF11) produces the protein MSTAFDTEHWTGIGALALAALAVGLPLREEGLFLVALVGVGFAAYARLGDAPEPQLTVERELSATAPNPDDEVRVTVTVENTGESTLPDLRLVDGVPSGLAVTAGTARLGTALRPGKRATYHYTVTAVRGTHEWEPLTAIVRNASGSRERSVDVVSETALRCLPSLASTASIPLRGLTTPYLGQVATDVAGSGIEFHSTRRYRHGDPLSRVDWNRYARTGELSTLSFREERAATVVLLVDTRTEAYVSPDEDAPNAVERSVEAAGEAFSALLKSGDRVGIANYGPRECWLSARTGERHRAEARQFLGSHPAFSVAPADEPFYPSIALRRLRRRLPADAQVVFFSPVADDYVVTVAKRLDAYGHRVTVVSPDPTAADSPGHRLARLERRDRLRDLRGGGLRVLDWGDRPLAVELARTSRRWQR, from the coding sequence ATGAGTACGGCGTTCGACACCGAACACTGGACCGGAATCGGCGCGCTCGCACTCGCCGCGCTGGCAGTGGGGCTGCCGTTGCGCGAGGAGGGGCTGTTCCTCGTCGCGCTGGTGGGGGTGGGGTTCGCCGCGTACGCCCGCCTCGGTGACGCTCCGGAGCCCCAACTGACCGTCGAGCGGGAGCTCTCGGCGACCGCGCCGAACCCGGACGACGAGGTGCGCGTGACCGTTACCGTCGAGAACACCGGCGAGTCGACGCTCCCGGACCTCCGACTCGTCGACGGCGTGCCCTCCGGACTCGCCGTCACGGCGGGGACCGCCCGGCTGGGCACCGCACTCCGGCCCGGGAAACGGGCGACCTACCACTACACCGTGACAGCGGTTCGAGGCACTCACGAGTGGGAGCCCCTGACCGCCATCGTTCGCAACGCCAGCGGCTCGCGCGAGCGGTCGGTCGACGTAGTCTCGGAAACGGCGCTGCGCTGTCTGCCGTCGCTGGCCTCGACGGCCTCCATCCCACTGCGCGGGCTGACGACACCGTACTTGGGCCAGGTCGCGACCGACGTTGCCGGCTCGGGTATCGAGTTTCACTCCACACGCCGGTATCGCCACGGCGACCCACTTTCGAGGGTCGACTGGAACCGCTACGCCCGCACCGGCGAACTCTCAACGCTCTCGTTCCGCGAGGAACGAGCGGCAACAGTGGTCCTGCTGGTCGACACCCGGACGGAGGCGTACGTCTCGCCGGACGAAGATGCCCCAAACGCCGTCGAGCGCAGCGTCGAGGCGGCGGGCGAAGCGTTCTCGGCACTGCTGAAAAGCGGCGACAGAGTCGGCATCGCCAACTACGGGCCACGGGAGTGCTGGCTCTCGGCGAGAACCGGCGAGCGCCATCGTGCCGAGGCGCGGCAGTTCCTTGGCTCCCATCCCGCGTTCTCGGTTGCGCCCGCGGACGAGCCGTTCTACCCCTCGATTGCACTACGGCGGCTCCGGCGCCGGCTCCCCGCTGACGCGCAGGTGGTGTTCTTCAGCCCCGTCGCCGACGACTACGTCGTCACAGTTGCGAAGCGACTGGATGCCTACGGCCACCGGGTGACGGTGGTCAGCCCGGACCCGACAGCCGCGGACTCGCCGGGGCACCGCCTCGCCAGACTGGAACGTCGCGACCGCCTGCGGGACCTCCGTGGTGGTGGCCTGCGGGTGCTCGACTGGGGCGACCGCCCGCTTGCGGTCGAGTTGGCTCGAACGAGTCGGCGGTGGCAGCGATGA
- a CDS encoding hypothetical protein (KEGG: hvo:HVO_0636 hypothetical protein), with the protein MKLRLSAILGAVAVLVGLLVLVWEDLATAISLEWALVLLVAIIAGVQTLRFVQERRSTPLRATETRDPEQRYAAPTPGDDADETLGTASGWSARGRRSRGQLRERVGQAAMAAVVNATGCRQEEAARRIESGEWTDDPVAAAFLSERVSLTARERLRLVLGSPGSQFLTQVDRAVKAVERLTEEP; encoded by the coding sequence GTGAAGCTCCGGCTCTCGGCGATTCTCGGCGCCGTCGCGGTGTTAGTCGGGTTGCTCGTCCTCGTCTGGGAGGACCTTGCGACAGCAATCTCGCTTGAGTGGGCGCTCGTCCTGCTGGTCGCCATCATCGCGGGGGTGCAGACGCTCCGCTTCGTGCAAGAGCGCCGGAGCACCCCGCTGCGAGCGACGGAGACGCGCGACCCGGAGCAACGCTACGCCGCGCCGACGCCCGGCGACGACGCTGACGAGACGCTGGGCACCGCGAGCGGGTGGTCAGCCCGGGGGCGCCGATCGCGGGGACAGCTCCGCGAACGCGTGGGGCAGGCCGCCATGGCCGCCGTCGTGAACGCCACAGGCTGCCGGCAGGAAGAGGCGGCTCGGCGAATCGAGTCGGGAGAGTGGACCGACGACCCTGTCGCAGCGGCGTTCCTGAGCGAGCGGGTCTCGCTCACCGCACGCGAACGGCTCCGGCTGGTGCTCGGCTCACCGGGTTCGCAGTTCCTCACGCAGGTCGACCGGGCCGTGAAAGCGGTCGAACGGCTGACGGAGGAGCCATGA
- a CDS encoding hypothetical protein (KEGG: hvo:HVO_0635 hypothetical protein) — protein sequence MKRDTAVALVVALLALLAIGIAAATLDNPVSGGSGGFGSGTGGGVGDGDGQSQATPTEGDPSTSPGIPGMAEGAISAPAPCIEWLDTLPAKLGLVLGVLLIAGTVAYRTREILFGIMLLPAISFFTYLAFLILTACGTFELNLGGGIGLSGASRGGNNSSGGSMGEAAETVASQPSLLLGIILVVLIAAAIILLVVATGDSGEAADEPSDPEPEPEKPDIGAVGRAAGAAADRIAGEADAGNEVYRAWAEMTEYLAVDGPESSTPAEFAEAAIDAGMAPDDVRGLTALFEAVRYGTEAATEDRESRAMAALRRIEAGYAEGEE from the coding sequence GTGAAGCGGGACACAGCGGTTGCGCTCGTCGTCGCGCTGCTCGCCCTCCTGGCCATCGGGATCGCTGCGGCGACGCTCGATAACCCAGTGAGCGGCGGCAGTGGCGGGTTCGGCTCCGGGACGGGTGGCGGCGTCGGCGACGGCGACGGGCAGTCACAGGCGACGCCAACGGAGGGCGACCCCTCGACCAGCCCGGGCATCCCCGGGATGGCGGAGGGAGCCATCTCCGCGCCAGCACCCTGCATTGAGTGGCTCGACACGCTCCCGGCGAAACTCGGCCTGGTGCTGGGCGTGTTGCTCATCGCCGGCACAGTGGCCTATCGGACCCGTGAGATTCTGTTCGGCATCATGTTACTCCCAGCCATCTCGTTTTTTACCTACCTCGCCTTCCTCATCCTGACCGCCTGCGGGACGTTCGAGTTGAACTTGGGTGGCGGGATCGGCCTTAGCGGCGCGAGCCGCGGGGGCAACAACAGCAGCGGCGGGTCAATGGGCGAGGCCGCCGAGACAGTCGCCAGCCAGCCCTCGCTCCTGCTCGGTATCATCCTCGTCGTGCTCATCGCGGCAGCGATCATCCTGCTGGTCGTCGCCACAGGTGACAGCGGTGAGGCCGCAGACGAGCCGTCCGACCCCGAGCCCGAACCCGAGAAGCCAGACATCGGCGCCGTGGGGCGTGCGGCTGGCGCGGCCGCGGATCGCATCGCCGGCGAAGCGGATGCCGGAAACGAAGTCTACCGCGCGTGGGCGGAGATGACCGAGTATCTCGCCGTCGACGGGCCGGAGTCGAGCACGCCAGCGGAGTTTGCCGAGGCGGCCATCGATGCGGGGATGGCACCCGACGACGTGCGCGGACTGACTGCGCTGTTCGAGGCGGTCAGATACGGCACCGAAGCGGCGACCGAAGACCGAGAATCCCGGGCGATGGCGGCGCTCCGGCGCATCGAGGCGGGCTACGCGGAGGGCGAGGAGTGA
- a CDS encoding hypothetical protein (KEGG: hla:Hlac_1925 hypothetical protein): MGSIGIIGAGAAAGAAAFVVDDALPDANVTVLEKSGGLCGRAATRRTDDLTYDYGANYVKAADDRVNELLSEKLDTTGRFDVSEPIYTFDADGEVSPGRESAEAKWSYKQGLTQIAKRLFGRTDAEIHRRTRVEGLARDAEARTWTLIDDAGEEWGSFDAVLLNPPAPQTADLLRTADWDDPAREALVDALDDVQFRTIWTAVLRYPFELDVPYYGLVNTDTEHAVGWLSREECKPGHVPDGESLLVVQASHDWSVEQYDEDPESNVAALAEQAADIIDDERLAEPVWADHQGWRYALTEGGVHSGPVDSVREAGLYCLGDWVAGEARVHAALANGLDVGESLVSDL; encoded by the coding sequence ATGGGAAGCATCGGCATCATCGGCGCCGGCGCCGCGGCCGGCGCGGCGGCGTTCGTCGTCGACGACGCGCTCCCGGACGCCAACGTGACCGTGCTCGAGAAGTCGGGCGGGCTCTGTGGCCGCGCCGCCACCCGCCGGACCGACGACCTGACCTACGACTACGGCGCCAACTACGTCAAGGCAGCCGACGACCGTGTCAACGAACTCCTCTCCGAGAAACTCGACACGACGGGGCGGTTCGACGTCTCTGAGCCGATATACACCTTCGATGCCGACGGTGAGGTCTCCCCAGGCCGGGAATCGGCGGAAGCAAAGTGGAGCTACAAACAGGGACTGACTCAGATCGCCAAACGGCTCTTCGGCCGGACCGACGCCGAGATCCACCGTCGCACCCGCGTCGAGGGACTAGCTCGCGACGCCGAGGCGAGGACGTGGACCCTCATCGACGACGCCGGTGAGGAGTGGGGCTCGTTCGACGCCGTCCTCCTCAATCCGCCAGCGCCGCAGACAGCCGACCTCCTCAGAACGGCCGACTGGGACGACCCCGCTCGCGAGGCGCTGGTCGACGCCCTCGACGACGTACAGTTCCGCACCATCTGGACCGCTGTCCTGCGCTATCCCTTCGAACTCGACGTCCCCTACTACGGGCTGGTCAACACCGACACGGAACACGCAGTCGGGTGGCTCTCCCGCGAGGAGTGCAAACCCGGCCACGTCCCGGATGGTGAATCACTCCTGGTCGTGCAGGCGAGTCACGACTGGTCCGTCGAGCAGTACGATGAGGACCCGGAGAGCAACGTCGCCGCGCTGGCCGAGCAGGCGGCCGACATCATCGACGACGAGCGACTCGCCGAGCCGGTCTGGGCTGACCACCAGGGCTGGCGCTACGCACTCACGGAGGGCGGGGTCCACTCCGGCCCGGTCGACTCGGTGCGGGAGGCGGGTCTCTACTGTCTCGGTGACTGGGTCGCCGGCGAGGCACGAGTCCACGCCGCGCTGGCAAACGGGCTCGACGTGGGCGAATCGCTCGTGTCGGACCTGTAG
- a CDS encoding protein tyrosine phosphatase (KEGG: htu:Htur_3446 protein-tyrosine phosphatase, low molecular weight~PFAM: Protein-tyrosine phosphatase, low molecular weight~SMART: Protein-tyrosine phosphatase, low molecular weight), whose amino-acid sequence MSTEPSSTEPHRIAFICVQNAGRSQISTAFAERERERRGLEAEVEILTGGTNPADHVHEEVREVMAEVGVDRSGRVPRKITISERNSCGYVATMGCSTLDVGDVEEGVDVRDWALIDLDGKDLEDVRESRDEIERHVVALFDEFSSAP is encoded by the coding sequence ATGTCCACAGAACCCAGTTCGACTGAGCCGCACCGTATCGCCTTCATCTGTGTCCAGAACGCCGGGCGCTCTCAGATATCCACCGCGTTCGCCGAGCGTGAACGCGAGCGGCGTGGCCTCGAAGCCGAGGTCGAAATCCTGACCGGCGGCACCAACCCGGCCGACCACGTCCATGAGGAGGTCCGCGAGGTGATGGCCGAAGTCGGGGTCGACCGTTCGGGCCGCGTTCCTCGAAAAATCACGATTTCGGAGCGCAATTCGTGTGGCTACGTCGCGACGATGGGCTGTTCCACGCTGGATGTCGGCGATGTGGAGGAGGGCGTCGACGTTCGTGACTGGGCGCTGATCGACCTCGACGGCAAGGACCTCGAAGATGTTCGCGAGAGTCGTGACGAAATCGAGCGTCACGTCGTCGCGCTGTTCGACGAGTTCAGTTCGGCACCGTGA
- a CDS encoding arsenical-resistance protein (KEGG: hmu:Hmuk_1810 arsenical-resistance protein~TIGRFAM: Arsenical-resistance protein ACR3~PFAM: Bile acid:sodium symporter): protein MSDGEVHDHGPDCGCDACGDPRSMAFLDKYLTVWIFAAMAVGVGVGSILPGATAPIQRLHLVETGLVVMMYPPLAKADYSQLRAVFSNWRVLSLSLVQNWLIGPTLMFGLAVVFFGGVVPGLPARPAFFLGLVFIGMARCIAMVLVWNELAEGSTEYVTGLVAFNSLFQIVTYGVYVWFFALVLPPLLGMDALVAGITTFDITTMQVFEAIVVFLGIPFAAGFLTRYVGTRVKSEGWYDETFVPRIDPLTLVALLFTVVVMFATQGGAIVASPGDVLLIAVPLTIYFVVMFLVSFGMGRGAGADYSTTTAIGFTAASNNFELAIAVAVAVFGVGSGVAFTTVVGPLIEVPVLLALVNVALYFQRRLDWGETTTQPSAEPEPTND, encoded by the coding sequence ATGTCTGACGGCGAGGTCCACGACCACGGCCCGGACTGTGGCTGTGACGCGTGTGGCGACCCGCGCTCGATGGCGTTTCTCGATAAATACCTCACCGTCTGGATCTTCGCCGCGATGGCCGTGGGGGTGGGGGTTGGCTCCATCCTTCCCGGTGCGACGGCGCCGATTCAGCGCCTCCACCTCGTCGAAACCGGGCTCGTCGTCATGATGTACCCGCCGCTAGCGAAAGCCGACTACTCCCAGCTCCGGGCGGTGTTCAGTAACTGGCGCGTCCTCAGCCTGAGTCTGGTGCAGAACTGGCTCATCGGCCCGACGCTGATGTTCGGGCTGGCGGTCGTCTTCTTCGGCGGGGTGGTCCCCGGACTGCCCGCCCGGCCGGCGTTCTTTCTTGGGCTCGTCTTCATTGGGATGGCCCGGTGTATCGCGATGGTGCTCGTCTGGAACGAGCTCGCGGAGGGGTCGACGGAGTACGTGACGGGGCTGGTGGCGTTCAACAGTCTCTTCCAGATCGTGACCTACGGCGTCTACGTCTGGTTCTTCGCGCTCGTCCTCCCGCCGCTGCTCGGGATGGACGCCCTCGTCGCCGGCATCACGACGTTCGACATCACGACGATGCAGGTGTTCGAGGCCATCGTGGTCTTCCTCGGCATCCCCTTTGCGGCCGGCTTCCTAACACGTTACGTCGGGACCCGGGTGAAAAGCGAAGGCTGGTACGATGAGACGTTCGTCCCGCGTATCGACCCGCTCACGCTCGTTGCGTTGCTGTTCACTGTGGTCGTGATGTTCGCCACGCAGGGCGGCGCCATCGTCGCTTCGCCGGGCGACGTGCTGCTCATCGCCGTTCCCTTGACCATCTACTTCGTCGTGATGTTCCTCGTGAGCTTCGGGATGGGCCGTGGCGCCGGCGCGGACTACTCGACGACAACCGCCATCGGTTTCACCGCGGCCTCCAACAACTTCGAACTCGCCATCGCCGTCGCCGTCGCGGTGTTCGGCGTCGGCTCCGGCGTCGCCTTCACTACCGTCGTCGGCCCGCTCATTGAGGTGCCCGTGTTGCTCGCGCTGGTCAACGTTGCGCTCTACTTCCAGCGACGGCTCGACTGGGGGGAGACCACGACTCAGCCCAGCGCGGAGCCAGAGCCAACGAACGACTGA
- a CDS encoding regulatory protein ArsR (KEGG: hla:Hlac_3443 transcriptional regulator, ArsR family~PFAM: HTH transcriptional regulator, ArsR~SMART: HTH transcriptional regulator, ArsR), translating to MAQSTERLRRYLEDELGECRSEDVDQRLDELGTLEAALGAARVDAELDVLSALANETRYTLVRVLVAAGEELCVCELNAVVDVTESGLSHALSALTDAGLVEGWKEGRWKKYRATNRAVALVTVLDGSVGDV from the coding sequence ATGGCCCAATCCACGGAGCGGTTACGACGCTACCTCGAGGACGAACTCGGAGAGTGTCGCAGCGAAGACGTCGACCAGCGGCTCGACGAGCTCGGGACCCTCGAGGCGGCGCTGGGCGCCGCGCGGGTCGACGCCGAACTGGACGTGCTCTCTGCGCTCGCCAACGAGACGCGGTACACGCTCGTGCGGGTGCTCGTGGCGGCCGGGGAGGAGCTCTGTGTCTGTGAACTCAACGCGGTCGTCGACGTGACCGAAAGCGGGCTGAGTCACGCCCTCTCGGCGCTCACCGACGCCGGCCTCGTCGAAGGGTGGAAGGAGGGTCGCTGGAAGAAGTATCGGGCGACCAACCGCGCGGTCGCGCTGGTCACCGTCCTCGACGGGAGCGTGGGCGATGTCTGA
- a CDS encoding pyruvate kinase (TIGRFAM: Pyruvate kinase~KEGG: hma:rrnAC0546 pyruvate kinase~PFAM: Pyruvate kinase, barrel; Pyruvate kinase, alpha/beta; PEP-utilising enzyme, mobile region), which translates to MSPQRHTATDHLPVSIVATLGPASADRGTIEQLAAAGTEVVRLNASHGSTADRAEIIERAYAVDATRDGTLAVLLDLPGPEIRTAPTDEPVSYATGDELLLTTEEDVTPERIGLSQPLNGVAPGDRVLLDDGRIEMSVLEVVEAGIRVMVDDGGKLGGRKGVNVPGVDLGLDVITEADEAELDLAVEAGVDFVAASFVRDAEDVYRVCEAIEERGGDIPVVAKIERADAVENLDGIIEAAGGVMVARGDLGVECPLEAVPLIQKRIIRNCRDAGVPVITATEMLDSMTHAGRPTRAETSDVANAVLDGTDAVMLSGETAIGDHPLKVVETMARIVQDVAESEEYAEQREQRVPKASGSGTDALARSARYLARDVGASAVVVATESGFTARKAAKYRPESPVVAATPSDTVRRRLVLHGGVVPRYVDLSAAGVDAVIHDAISAAIDAGVTDSGETVIALAGMMSDLDGVDATNTLKLHTAAAVLASGRAAAEGYASGPVYRVANGDLTGLPDGAIAYLPGELEGGFTGDPTTLAGIVDAGTRMTSYAAIVAREMGVPIVVDAELGSDVRDGDQITIDGHRGVVYDGSVERDHGSVSSNGE; encoded by the coding sequence ATGAGCCCCCAACGACACACAGCCACCGACCATTTACCCGTGAGTATTGTCGCCACGCTCGGCCCCGCCTCCGCCGACCGCGGCACCATCGAACAGCTCGCCGCCGCCGGCACCGAGGTGGTGCGGCTCAACGCCAGCCACGGCAGCACCGCCGACCGGGCCGAAATCATCGAGCGAGCGTACGCCGTCGACGCGACCCGCGACGGCACCCTCGCGGTGCTGCTCGACCTCCCGGGCCCGGAGATTCGGACGGCGCCCACCGACGAGCCAGTCAGCTACGCGACCGGCGACGAACTCCTGTTGACCACTGAGGAGGACGTGACCCCGGAGCGAATCGGCCTCTCCCAACCCCTGAACGGCGTCGCGCCGGGCGACCGAGTGCTGCTCGACGACGGCCGCATCGAAATGAGCGTGCTCGAGGTCGTCGAGGCGGGCATCCGTGTGATGGTCGACGACGGCGGTAAACTCGGCGGCAGGAAGGGCGTGAACGTCCCCGGCGTCGACCTCGGGTTGGACGTGATTACCGAGGCTGACGAGGCCGAACTGGACCTCGCCGTCGAGGCCGGCGTCGATTTCGTCGCGGCATCGTTCGTCCGGGATGCCGAAGACGTCTATCGCGTGTGCGAGGCCATCGAGGAGCGCGGCGGTGACATCCCCGTGGTCGCGAAGATCGAGCGGGCCGACGCCGTAGAGAATCTCGACGGCATCATCGAGGCCGCGGGCGGCGTGATGGTCGCCCGCGGGGATTTGGGTGTGGAGTGTCCGCTCGAAGCGGTGCCGCTCATCCAGAAGCGCATCATCCGCAACTGCCGGGACGCCGGCGTTCCCGTGATTACGGCGACGGAGATGCTGGACTCGATGACCCACGCCGGCCGGCCCACCCGCGCCGAGACCAGCGACGTGGCAAACGCCGTGCTCGACGGCACCGACGCGGTGATGCTCTCCGGCGAGACGGCCATCGGCGACCATCCCCTCAAGGTTGTGGAGACGATGGCCCGCATCGTCCAGGACGTGGCCGAGAGCGAGGAGTACGCAGAGCAACGAGAGCAGCGAGTGCCGAAAGCCAGCGGCTCGGGGACGGACGCGCTGGCTCGCTCAGCCCGCTATCTTGCACGGGACGTCGGCGCCTCGGCCGTCGTCGTCGCCACGGAGTCGGGCTTTACGGCGCGGAAAGCCGCCAAGTACCGCCCAGAGAGCCCCGTCGTCGCGGCCACGCCCAGCGACACGGTGCGGCGCCGTCTCGTCCTTCACGGCGGAGTGGTCCCGCGCTACGTCGACCTCTCTGCGGCGGGTGTCGATGCGGTCATCCACGACGCCATCAGCGCCGCCATCGATGCCGGCGTCACTGATTCGGGCGAGACAGTCATCGCGCTGGCGGGGATGATGAGCGACCTCGACGGCGTGGACGCGACGAACACGCTGAAGCTCCACACCGCCGCCGCGGTGCTGGCCTCGGGCCGGGCCGCCGCCGAGGGCTACGCCTCTGGCCCGGTCTATCGCGTCGCAAACGGCGACCTCACAGGACTCCCCGACGGCGCCATCGCCTACCTCCCTGGGGAGCTGGAGGGCGGCTTCACGGGTGACCCGACCACACTCGCGGGAATCGTCGACGCTGGGACGCGGATGACCAGTTACGCCGCCATCGTCGCCCGCGAAATGGGTGTCCCCATCGTCGTCGACGCCGAGCTCGGCAGCGATGTCCGCGACGGCGATCAGATCACCATCGATGGCCACCGCGGCGTGGTTTACGATGGCAGCGTCGAACGCGACCACGGCTCTGTCTCGAGCAACGGCGAGTAA
- a CDS encoding ROK family protein (PFAM: ROK~KEGG: hla:Hlac_0043 ROK family protein): protein MAWYGGVDLGATNVKAAVGDDAGVVVGQAERPTPTGPDGDAVGAAVVETLVDAAADGGVAPNELVAVGVGSVGPLDSAAGAVVDSANLPAGIEHVPLVDPLEERFGAEVTLHNDAVAGVIGERFYADRTPADMAYVTISSGIGAGVTVDGNVLSGWDGNAAEVGHWMVEPGGLPCGCGVDGHWEAYCSGNNIPQHARHIHETESIETRLPLDSPEFDASTLFAAAGEDPLADRTIEACAEYNAVGIADLVHAYAPLVVHIGGAVATNNPELVVKPLRERVPELVMSNVPEITLTQLADRVVVRGALAAAITTDAGDRTKR from the coding sequence ATGGCGTGGTACGGCGGCGTCGACCTCGGAGCCACGAACGTCAAAGCGGCCGTCGGTGACGACGCCGGCGTCGTCGTCGGACAGGCCGAACGGCCCACCCCGACCGGACCCGATGGCGACGCTGTCGGGGCGGCAGTGGTCGAGACACTCGTGGACGCAGCCGCCGACGGCGGCGTCGCCCCCAACGAACTCGTCGCCGTGGGCGTTGGTAGTGTTGGCCCGCTGGACTCGGCAGCAGGCGCGGTCGTCGATTCCGCCAACCTCCCAGCGGGAATCGAACACGTCCCGCTGGTCGACCCGCTGGAAGAGCGCTTCGGCGCCGAGGTGACGCTGCACAACGACGCGGTCGCGGGCGTCATCGGCGAGCGGTTCTACGCCGACCGTACTCCCGCAGATATGGCGTACGTCACGATCTCCTCGGGCATCGGCGCCGGCGTCACCGTCGACGGCAACGTGCTCTCGGGCTGGGACGGCAACGCCGCCGAGGTGGGCCACTGGATGGTCGAGCCCGGTGGCCTCCCCTGTGGCTGCGGGGTCGACGGCCACTGGGAGGCCTACTGCTCGGGCAACAACATCCCCCAGCACGCCCGCCACATTCACGAGACCGAAAGTATCGAGACCAGACTCCCGCTTGACTCCCCGGAGTTCGACGCATCCACCCTGTTCGCCGCCGCCGGGGAGGACCCGCTGGCCGACCGGACGATAGAAGCCTGTGCGGAGTACAACGCAGTCGGCATCGCCGACCTGGTCCACGCGTACGCCCCCCTCGTGGTCCACATCGGCGGCGCTGTCGCCACCAACAACCCCGAACTCGTCGTCAAACCGCTCCGCGAGCGCGTGCCTGAGCTGGTGATGTCGAACGTCCCCGAAATTACCCTCACCCAGCTTGCGGACCGCGTGGTCGTCCGCGGGGCGCTCGCCGCCGCCATCACCACTGATGCAGGTGACCGGACGAAGAGATAG